GTGTGCCGGTCAGGTGAGCATCGCGGCGAAGCGCCGCGCGAAGAGGTAGGCGTCGCCGGGCCAGCGGGCGGAGAGGTAGTTGCCGTCCCTTACGACGAAGGCGGGGGTGTCGTCGGTGGCCGTGCCACGGCGCCGCAGCTCGATGGGCCCGCGTTCGAACTGGGCGGGGTCGTCGAGAGCGGCCACGACCTCGTCCTGGACGTAGGCCGGGTACGTGCGGTAGTAGCGGCCACGGCGCCAGGCCGTGAGGTAGTACGCGGTCCGCTCCATGTAGCCGGGCAGACAGGTGGTGCGCCGGTCGGCGAGGAGGCCGCGGCCGGTGTCCGGGTCGCGGGTGCGGGCCAGGGCGAGGACACCGTGGCATATGGCACCCACCGGGCGGTCCAGCCGCCAGAACTCCGCGATCTTCTCGCGCAGCAGGCCGGAGCCGAGGTACTGGCGCATCCCGGGCGCGTGGCCGCCGGGCAGGATCAGCCCGTCGTACGCCTCGGGCCGGAGGTCCGCCCAGGCCACGGGGTGGCGGAAGGCGGCCTCGCCGGTCAGCTGCCCGTAGAACTCCCTGGGCTCGGGCTCCGCGCCGAGTTGCCCGAAGAGCACTCCGGTGAGCAGCAGCGGATCGGCCGCGGGTGGACCGTCGCCGTGTTCGGTGGCGAACACCACCTCATGGCCGAGGTCGGTCAGCAGCTTCCAGGGCACGGCCACCTCGGTGACGTCGAAGTCCCGGTCGGGCAGGGGGAGGAGGATACGCACGAGGACTGCCTACCACAGGACCGGCGCCCCCGCCCCGGCGCGTCTTGGTACCGGGGCAGGGGCAGGGTCGGGAGCTGGGCTACTTCCAGATGGAGTCGACCCACTCCGGGTGGTCGATGAACGGGTTCCGGTTGTGCTGGAAGCGGTCGTAGATGACCTCGTTGCGGTTCTTCTCGAAGTCGTCGGGCGGGTCCTCGGCGCTCCACTTCTTCAGGACGGAGAGACGGCCGATGTTGGGCGCGGAGCCGTTGTCGACCTTGTCGTTGGGCTCGAGGTCGGGGAAGCTGTCGTCTCCGTCGTAGCGGACGGCCATGTAGAGGATCATCCGGGCGACATCGCCCTTGACCTGGTCACGCGGTTCGAAGGAGTCGTCGTCGGTGCGGTTGCCCGGGGCGTCGGGCACCTCCTCGCCGCCGTTGTCGAAGTCCTTGTTGCCGCGGGTGCTGTTCACCTTCACATTGGCCGGGCGCAGATGGTGCAGATCGGTGCCGGGCCCGGTGGCCGTGCCGAAGTCGCCGTGCGACTTCGCCCAGACGTGCTCGCGGTTCCAGTCGTCGGGGTCGCTGCCATTGGCGTCCTTGGCCTGGGAGCGGCCGGAGTAGAGGAGGATGACGTTCGACGGGTTGTCCGGGTCCTCGTCCGTGGACTTCAGCGCGTCCCACACCTCGTCGTAGGACAGCTTGGTCTGCTCGCTGATGATCGTGTGCAGCGCCGCCTTCAGCTCCGGGCCGCTCTTGCCCGTCGCGTCCTGGTAGTAGTCGTCGGGCGCCTGCACGGCCGCGGGCCGGGTGGTGTCCGCCGTGGCCGGTGTGTCGGCGGCGGCGACCGAAGGGGCGGCCACACCGGCCGCGGCCACGACGGCCAGCAGAGGAAGGCGCCGTGACCGGCGCGCGCGATGAGTGGACATGATGTGGGGGGTGTCCTCTCCGAGACGAGTACCCGGACCGCCAACTGGCGCCGCGGGTACGGATGTTCAAGGCACAAGCTCTCGGAGACTCGCATGTGTGACGCCCGAACGCGTGTACGTGATGTGCCCGTTCCGCGTGAATCCGGTGAACGCCCTGGAGCCGCGGAGGGGGCCGGCCGACGGGTCTGCCGTCGGGCCGGATCGGCGGAGCTGGCAGTATCGGCGTATGGCTGAACAGATCATCGCCGCGTGTGACGGGGCATCGAAGGGAAACCCCGGGCCCGCGGCCTGGGCATGGGTCATCGCGGGCACGGACGGTGAGGTGGAGCGCTGGGAGGCCGGGCCGCTGGGCACCGCGACCAACAACGTCGCCGAGCTGACCGCGCTGCGCGAGCTGCTGGAGTCCACCGACGCGGGCGTGCCGCTGGAGGTGCGCATGGACTCCCAGTACGCGATGAAGGCGGTCACCACATGGCTGCCCGGGTGGCGGAGGAAGGGGTGGAAGACCGCCTCGGGGTCGCCGGTGGCCAACCGCGAGCTGGTGATGCGCATCGACGAGCTGCTGGACGGCCGCACGGTGGAATTCGTGTACGTTCCGGCGCACCAGATCGACGGTGACCCGTTCAACGCGGCCGCCGACCGGGCGGCCAGCCACACGGCCCGTACCCAGCAGCCCGTGGGCACCTCGCTGGGCTCCGCCCTGCCACCGCCCGAGACCCAGACGGGGACGCGCTCGGCCGGTCGTGGTGGCACGGCGCGCCCGCGTACGGCGGCGGCAGGGGGGCGGGGCACCGCCGCGAAGAAGAGCACCGGCTCAAAGGGGTCCATCAAGGCGAAGTTCCCCGGCCGGTGCCGCTGCGGTACGCCCTACGCCAAGGGCGAGAGCATCAGCAGGAACCCCGACGGCTGGGGCCATCCGTCCTGCGCCACCTGAGCCACGGGGTGGCTCAGGGTGGCGAGAAGAGCGCGGGGAAGCGAGGTGCGAGCCAGGGCTTGCGGCCCCAGGTCAGGACGCGGCCCCTGGCGACGGCGCTCCACGGCCCGAGGCGGCCCAGCGCCATGAGGAGGAAGGCCACGGGCTCGGTGAGGATGGTGCAGTCCGGGCGACTCGGCGGGTGTGGTGTGACGGTCACCGCACCGTCGGTGAAGGTGGCGCCGAAGCAGGCGCCACCCCTCAGGCGGATGGCGTAGCGGGCGGTGAGCCCGGCGGCGGCCGTGGTGTCGAGCACCCGTGGCATGGCCGTGATCAGGAAGGGCAGGGTCAGCTCGACCCGGGCCCGGTTGAGCATGTGCGGGCGGCCCAGCGCACGGGCGAGGTCATAGCCGTGGCCGAGCATATGGGTCAGCAGATAGGACCCCAGTACCTCCAGGCTCATCGGGCCCATCGGCGTGACCAGCTCGCCGTGTGATGCGTATGACGTAGGTGCCGCGTTTGACGCGGGCCTGGCCGCCGACTCGAGGAAGGCTTCGGCCTGCTCCATGATCATGGCGGCCAGATGCTCGGCCCGGCGCTCGGCGAACGCGGCGAGCGCGCGCTGGTTCGCCTCCGCCAGCCCCTGCGGTGTGCCGTCCCCGTAGCCGCGCTCCTTCCCGTCCGCGAGGTGTGCCATCAGCTCATTGGCCTGCGCCAGATGCGCCGCCGCCTCCCCGACCGTCCACCGCGACCCGGGCACCGGAGCCCCGGTGTCGGACGCGCCGCGCAGCGTGGCGGCGATGTCGGCCGCGGTGGCGCGTATCGCCTCGTCCAGCCCCGCGGGCCACGTGCCGCCGTCGCTCTGCCCGTTCACCGATGCCACGCGCCCTCCCCACACCCTGGCCGGGAAGATCCCCCGGGATACGTACGGTGCCATGTGACCCACGGCCGCTGGTATCGCATCGCGGGTTACGGTGTCAGTACGATCCTGCCGAACACCTCGCCGGTGTCCATCTTCCGGTGCGCCAGCACGGCTTGCTCCAACGGCAGCAGCTCATGTATCACCGTGCGCAGTTCGCCGCGGCTCGCGGCGTCGAACTGCTCGGTCCGCACGGCACGACGATCGGACTCGGCCACGGTGTCGGAGCTGAACGTGGCGAACGACATGGACTTCTGGAACGCCGCCATCATCGTCATGCCGAAGTCCTCCGGTGGCATGCCTCCCACCGCGCCGACGGCCACCATGCGACCGTTCGGATGGAGCTTGGCGAAGAAGGACGGCATGTCCGCACCGGCGACGATGTCGATGATGACGTCATAGCCGGAGGGAGCGTCGTCGCCTCCCGCGCCGGAGCGGTCCAGCACATGGGTGGCGCCGAGCTTGCGCAGCCGATCGCCACGCTCGGCCGACGACGTCGTGACCGCCACCGCCCCGGCGCCGCCACGCGCCGCGAGCTGGACCGTCATGATCCCGAGGCTACCGGCCGCGCCCCGCACCAGCACCGACTCGCCGGGAGCGAAGTGGGCATGGGACAGACCGAAGTGGGCCACGACTCCGGAGCTCCCCAGCGTCACCGCGTCGACAGCGGAGAGGCCCGCGGGGAGGGGGAGGATCTCCTCGACCGCGGCGATCGCCTGTTCCACGTAGCCGCCGCCCACGCCGGTGAACGCCCACACGCGCCGCCCGACCCATGACGTATCGACGCCATCGCCGACCGCGGTCACGGTGCCCGCCACCTCGCTGCCGGGGATATGGCCTTCCTGGAAGCCATAGGCGGCGAGAGTGCCCCGCCGGATCACGGCGTCGGAGCCGCCGACACCGATCGCCTCATTGGCGATCAGCACCTGTCCGGCGGCGGGAGTCGGGACGGGGAGGTCGATCACTGCCAGACCTTCGGGAGGTCCGAACGCCTGGATCGCGACTGCCTTCAAGGTCGTCTCCTTGCTCTGGGATGGACGGGGTCGGTGGGATCGACGGGATCGGTGAGCTCGACGGGCTCGACGGGAGCGATCGGAACCGGTCCGAGGGACGCTAACGGACGCCCCCGTCCACTTGGCTAAAGTGAGAGCGGTGACCGACCGTTTGCCTCACACGCTGCGCTCCGACGCCTCGGACAACCGGGAGCGCATCCTCGACGCGGCCCGCGCGCTGTTCGCCACCGAAGGGCTGAAGGTGCCGATGCGGGAGATCGCCCGGCACGCCGGGGTCGGCCCCGCCACGCTGTACCGCCGTTTCCCGACCAAGCAGATGCTGGCCACCGAAGCTTTGACGGACGAGATGCGCGTATGTCGCGCCATCGTCGACGAGGGGCATGGCGAGCCGGATCCGTGGCGCGGCTTCTGCCTCGTGATCGAGAAGACCTGTGAGCTGCACGCCCGCAGCCGGGGCTTCACCGAAGCCTTCATGTCGACCTTCCCCGATGCGATGGACTTCGCCGCGGAGCGCGCATACGCGCTGAGGTCGATGGCCGAACTGGCCCACCGCGCCAAGGAAGCGGGCCATCTGCGCCCCGACTTCGTCCTGGACGACCTGGTCCTCATGCTGATGGCGAACAGGGGGATCCACACCGCGTCGAAGGCCGCCCGGGTGGCGGCATCCCGGCGCTTCGCCGCGCTCGTGATCCAGGCATTCCACGCCTCACCGCAGCACTCACCGCTGCCGCCGGTGGCACGCTTGGCACCCGCGGCGCCAGGCAAGATCACCTGAAGACGCGGCTCAGGGCCGGCCGGCCCGCGTAGTGGTCTGGCGGTCGGCCGACAGCGGCCCCGTCGCGGAGCGCGCCGGGCCTGCGCGGAGTGGGTGAAGGAGGTGCGTGACGGCCTGGCCGGTGGCGAAAGCGAGGATCCCGCCGTAGGGCCGCTGCTGCACACCGTCTCCGCGCACCCCGGGATGCGCGGCCGGGTCGAGGACTTCCTCGACGCGGCCGCCACGGAGCTGGAGTTCACCGGATTCGCCACCGAAGTGGACTACCAGCGCTACGTCGACGCCTACGCTCTCCCGGCGTTCATGCTGATCGCGGGCCTGATCGCCGGGGAGGATCCGGCGACGGACTACCGCGAGGCGTGCCGTGTGTACATCGACGGCAGCCAGCGCCTGGACTTCGTCAACGACCTGGCCGAGGACCTCGCCGACGGGCGCCTGAATCTGGTGCGGGAGACGCTCGACGCTCACGGTGTCACCCGCGCCGACCTGGAGAACGCCTGGGACACCGCCGCGATCCGCGGCCTTCTGGCGCAGCTGCTCGGCGAGGCCCGTGAGTGTCTGTCCACCAGCCGGAGCATGGTCGGCCTCGCACCGCCCGAGGGCCGACCGCTCTTCCGCGCCATGATCGAGATCGAGCTCCTCATGGCCACGGCAGCCGCCACCAAGGGCCCCGGCCTTCTCCGCGCCCCCGCCCGTCCGCCGCTACCGGCCACCGCGCGGGTACTGCTCCGGGAGCGCCGCAGCGTCCGTCACCTGCGCTGACCCCTTGTCGTCCGTGGCACCCTCCGCGGCATCTTCCGTGGCATCTCAGGAAGCGCGCGCCTCGCCGGACTCGCCCGCATCGGCGGCCGCATCCGTGGTGGCCGCCGAATAGAAGACGGACTTCTTCTGCTTGGTGCGGTGTGCTTGCCCCTTGGCGACGAGTGATTCGAGAGTGCCACGCACGACCGTGGGCTTGATCTCACGCTCCGGAAGAGCCTTGCTCAGCGCGGCGGTCACCTCTGCCGCCGAACGGGGCTCGCCGTGCTGGGCGAGGTCATTGCTCACAAGCTCCCGAAGCGTGGGCACCCCCGTTTCCCGCACCCGCTGACGACGTGGACGGCTTCCGCCCGACTCCGCCGCCCCCTTCCGCTTGCCACCGGCCGCGTTGGCCTTCTTCCTCGCCTTGCGCGTGGCGGACAGCGCCGCGACCTCTCGTTGCGCGTCCGGTTCCCCAGAGCCACTGACGCCACCGCTCTCCGTCGCGCCACCGGCGGCATCGTCACCAAGGGTCTGCCGCATGCTGAGCAGCAGCGCCCGGTTGTCCTCCAGCACCGCCAACTGCTCTTGCAGCGCCGCGATTTCGGCGCTGAGACGTTCGCGCTCGGCGGAGTTGCGCTCCAGGTCGGCCGCGACCTGAGCCGCGTACTGGGACTTCAAGTTGGCGTTCTCGGCAGGAGTGTCCACTACGAGCTCCCTCATCTGGGCCCATTGCACGTTGGTGGTGGATGGTACATCCGTGTGAATGCCACATGCCTCTGACGGCCTATCAAGCCGTGGCTCCTCCGGTAGTCGCCGTTCGGGCTCGAAGTTTCTTGTCCCGGTAAGGTGACGCTCGTAAGGTGATATCCGTAAGGCTATTCAAAAGGCAGTCCTCAACCCCTCAACAACCGAGGAAGGCGAGATGACGACCACCACATCCGGGACCGCTTCCGCCGAGGAAGCACCGTTCTTCCCCGCCCCGCGCAGCTGTCCGTTCAGCGCGCCTCCGCAGCACACCGCGTTCCGGGAAGCGGGCGGGCTGCACAAGGTCACCATCTGGGACGGCTCCACGCATTGGCTGGCCACACGGCACGCGGACATCCGGGCCGTCCTCTCCTCCCCGTCGTTCAGCGCCGACGTACGCCACCCGGACTTCCCGCTGGTTCACTCCAACCAGCCCGAACACGAGGGCGGTCTGTTTCTGCGGCTGGACGACCCCGAGCATGCCCGGCTTCGGCAGATGCTCACCAAGGAGTTCAGCGTCAGGCGCACTCAGGCGATGCGCGAACAACTGCTGCGGATCACGGATGAACTGATCGATGGCATGCTCGCCAAGGGCGGTCCGGTCGACTTCATCCAGGACTTCGCGCTGCCCCTGCCCTCGCGGGCCATCTGCCTCATCCTCGGTGTCCCTTACGAGGACCACGCCCTCTTCGAGCGGCACGCCAACGCCGGGACGGACCTGGACGTCAGCCACGAGGAGCGCGCCCGTACGCAGCGGGAGGCGTTCGCGTACTTCGAGGCCCTCGTGGAGCGGAAGCGCCGTGAGCCCTCGGACGACATGATCAGCCGGTTGCTGGAGCATCACACGGGGCCGGACGGGTTCGCGCCCGAGATGTTGCCGGTCCTGGTCGGGATTCTGGTCGGCGCCGGGCATGAGACCACCGCCAATATGCTGGGCCTGGGCACGGTGGCGCTCCTGGTCAACCCCGAGCAGCGGGACCGGCTGCGGGACCGCCCGGAGTTGGCGCCGAGCGCCGCGGAGGAGATGCTGCGCTACTGGAGCATCGTCTCCACCGATCCGCGGCGTGTGGCCCTCGAGGATGTCGAGGTGGGCGGGCAGCTCGTCCGCGCGGGGGAGGGGGTCATCGTCTCGCTGATCGCGGGGAACCGGGACCCCCGTGTCTTCGGCGCCAACGAGGGTGAGAGCCTCGCGGACACGCTCGACATCGGGCGCGACGCCCGCCGCCACGTGGCGTTCGGGTTCGGCTCCCACCAGTGCCTGGGGCAGAACCTGGCGCGGGTGGAGATGCAGGTCGCCTGGCCACGGCTCTTCGAACGCGTTCCCGGGCTGCGGCTCGCCATCGCCGAGGACGAGCTGCCCTTCAAGAGGAACTCCATCGTCTATGGGCTCACCTCCCTTCCGGTCACCTGGTGAGCGGCGTGCGGAATCGCACCGCATCACCGGTCCTCCGGCTCCGCCGGGCAAGGCATCGACGTACCGCAGAATGTGACGCATGAACGAGGACACCGCCACCGACACCACACGTAGGCGCAATCCCCGTGGCCAGGGGGACCGGCTCCGCGCGGAGATCCTGGCCGCCGTGGCGCGGCTCCTCGACCAGAAGCTCAGCGGAAACCCCCTGCCGGTGTCCCTCCGGGAGGTGGCACGCGAAGTCGGCATCGCCGCACAGAGCATGTATCTGCACTTCGCCGACAAGGACCAGCTCGCCCGCGCCGTCGCCGAGGACGGCTACCAACGTGTCGTCGCGGCCATGCGCGACGCCGACGCCCAGGCAGCTGCCCAGGGGGCCGACGCCGGTGAACGCCTCCGCGCCCAGGCGCACGCCTTCTGCACCTTCGCCCGCACCGAGCGCGGTGTCAT
This genomic interval from Streptomyces asiaticus contains the following:
- a CDS encoding TetR/AcrR family transcriptional regulator, coding for MNEDTATDTTRRRNPRGQGDRLRAEILAAVARLLDQKLSGNPLPVSLREVAREVGIAAQSMYLHFADKDQLARAVAEDGYQRVVAAMRDADAQAAAQGADAGERLRAQAHAFCTFARTERGVIRLMFGHNSSSFGEPGPIHPARLLWRQWVDAIHICEAEGLRWPDGAEQTVMLLWSALFGRFALWTSSFGRQDARELATFADRVVDALLRDAHR
- a CDS encoding TetR/AcrR family transcriptional regulator, yielding MTDRLPHTLRSDASDNRERILDAARALFATEGLKVPMREIARHAGVGPATLYRRFPTKQMLATEALTDEMRVCRAIVDEGHGEPDPWRGFCLVIEKTCELHARSRGFTEAFMSTFPDAMDFAAERAYALRSMAELAHRAKEAGHLRPDFVLDDLVLMLMANRGIHTASKAARVAASRRFAALVIQAFHASPQHSPLPPVARLAPAAPGKIT
- a CDS encoding maleylpyruvate isomerase family mycothiol-dependent enzyme codes for the protein MASVNGQSDGGTWPAGLDEAIRATAADIAATLRGASDTGAPVPGSRWTVGEAAAHLAQANELMAHLADGKERGYGDGTPQGLAEANQRALAAFAERRAEHLAAMIMEQAEAFLESAARPASNAAPTSYASHGELVTPMGPMSLEVLGSYLLTHMLGHGYDLARALGRPHMLNRARVELTLPFLITAMPRVLDTTAAAGLTARYAIRLRGGACFGATFTDGAVTVTPHPPSRPDCTILTEPVAFLLMALGRLGPWSAVARGRVLTWGRKPWLAPRFPALFSPP
- a CDS encoding squalene/phytoene synthase family protein codes for the protein MKEVRDGLAGGESEDPAVGPLLHTVSAHPGMRGRVEDFLDAAATELEFTGFATEVDYQRYVDAYALPAFMLIAGLIAGEDPATDYREACRVYIDGSQRLDFVNDLAEDLADGRLNLVRETLDAHGVTRADLENAWDTAAIRGLLAQLLGEARECLSTSRSMVGLAPPEGRPLFRAMIEIELLMATAAATKGPGLLRAPARPPLPATARVLLRERRSVRHLR
- a CDS encoding cytochrome P450, with protein sequence MTTTTSGTASAEEAPFFPAPRSCPFSAPPQHTAFREAGGLHKVTIWDGSTHWLATRHADIRAVLSSPSFSADVRHPDFPLVHSNQPEHEGGLFLRLDDPEHARLRQMLTKEFSVRRTQAMREQLLRITDELIDGMLAKGGPVDFIQDFALPLPSRAICLILGVPYEDHALFERHANAGTDLDVSHEERARTQREAFAYFEALVERKRREPSDDMISRLLEHHTGPDGFAPEMLPVLVGILVGAGHETTANMLGLGTVALLVNPEQRDRLRDRPELAPSAAEEMLRYWSIVSTDPRRVALEDVEVGGQLVRAGEGVIVSLIAGNRDPRVFGANEGESLADTLDIGRDARRHVAFGFGSHQCLGQNLARVEMQVAWPRLFERVPGLRLAIAEDELPFKRNSIVYGLTSLPVTW
- a CDS encoding zinc-dependent alcohol dehydrogenase family protein, with the translated sequence MKAVAIQAFGPPEGLAVIDLPVPTPAAGQVLIANEAIGVGGSDAVIRRGTLAAYGFQEGHIPGSEVAGTVTAVGDGVDTSWVGRRVWAFTGVGGGYVEQAIAAVEEILPLPAGLSAVDAVTLGSSGVVAHFGLSHAHFAPGESVLVRGAAGSLGIMTVQLAARGGAGAVAVTTSSAERGDRLRKLGATHVLDRSGAGGDDAPSGYDVIIDIVAGADMPSFFAKLHPNGRMVAVGAVGGMPPEDFGMTMMAAFQKSMSFATFSSDTVAESDRRAVRTEQFDAASRGELRTVIHELLPLEQAVLAHRKMDTGEVFGRIVLTP
- a CDS encoding ribonuclease H family protein — protein: MAEQIIAACDGASKGNPGPAAWAWVIAGTDGEVERWEAGPLGTATNNVAELTALRELLESTDAGVPLEVRMDSQYAMKAVTTWLPGWRRKGWKTASGSPVANRELVMRIDELLDGRTVEFVYVPAHQIDGDPFNAAADRAASHTARTQQPVGTSLGSALPPPETQTGTRSAGRGGTARPRTAAAGGRGTAAKKSTGSKGSIKAKFPGRCRCGTPYAKGESISRNPDGWGHPSCAT
- a CDS encoding type 1 glutamine amidotransferase domain-containing protein, coding for MRILLPLPDRDFDVTEVAVPWKLLTDLGHEVVFATEHGDGPPAADPLLLTGVLFGQLGAEPEPREFYGQLTGEAAFRHPVAWADLRPEAYDGLILPGGHAPGMRQYLGSGLLREKIAEFWRLDRPVGAICHGVLALARTRDPDTGRGLLADRRTTCLPGYMERTAYYLTAWRRGRYYRTYPAYVQDEVVAALDDPAQFERGPIELRRRGTATDDTPAFVVRDGNYLSARWPGDAYLFARRFAAMLT
- a CDS encoding endonuclease I family protein, with the translated sequence MSTHRARRSRRLPLLAVVAAAGVAAPSVAAADTPATADTTRPAAVQAPDDYYQDATGKSGPELKAALHTIISEQTKLSYDEVWDALKSTDEDPDNPSNVILLYSGRSQAKDANGSDPDDWNREHVWAKSHGDFGTATGPGTDLHHLRPANVKVNSTRGNKDFDNGGEEVPDAPGNRTDDDSFEPRDQVKGDVARMILYMAVRYDGDDSFPDLEPNDKVDNGSAPNIGRLSVLKKWSAEDPPDDFEKNRNEVIYDRFQHNRNPFIDHPEWVDSIWK